A stretch of the Poecilia reticulata strain Guanapo unplaced genomic scaffold, Guppy_female_1.0+MT scaffold_219, whole genome shotgun sequence genome encodes the following:
- the LOC108165944 gene encoding O-acetyl-ADP-ribose deacetylase 1-like, whose product MCRINYVIGDLFTASNHESLAHCVSRDLRMGKGIAVLFKNNFGCTSELKEQSELLEKLVGQCAVLIQGQRFIYYLITKEKASQKPSYNDLRQSLEDMKSHCVENNVKRIAMPRFVEKLLRINTLNSSLFE is encoded by the exons ATGTGTAGAATAAATTATGTTATTGGTGATCTGTTCACCGCTTCAAATCACGAATCGTTAGCGCACTGTGTTAGTCGAGATTTGCGAATGGGGAAGGGGATCGCtgtattattcaaaaataattttggctgCACGTCAGAATTAAAAGAGCAGAGTGAGttattgg aaaagctGGTGGGACAGTGTGCGGTCCTTATACAGGGTCAACGTTTCATATACTATCTG ATTACCAAGGAAAAAGCAAGCCAGAAACCRTCATATAACGATCTCAGACAGAGTCTGGAAGATATGAAATCTCACTGCGTTGAAAATAACGTGAAAAGAATAGCAATGCCacggtttgtagaaaaactTCTACGGATAAATACCCTTAATTCTTCTCTATTTGAATAA